A genomic region of Balaenoptera acutorostrata chromosome 4, mBalAcu1.1, whole genome shotgun sequence contains the following coding sequences:
- the LOC103004991 gene encoding LOW QUALITY PROTEIN: olfactory receptor 5H2-like (The sequence of the model RefSeq protein was modified relative to this genomic sequence to represent the inferred CDS: inserted 3 bases in 3 codons), with amino-acid sequence MKKENATLLTEFVLSGFSYQQQWQIPWFLVFLXIYLITIVGSLGLIALIWNDSQLHTRMYLFLGSLAFVYTSVSSIVTPKMLVNFFAKSKMIILSECMVQFFPFTVSATAECFLLASMAYDRYVAICNPLXYPVIMTNRLCMRLLVSSFXGGVLHAFIHIGFLFRLTFCNYNMIYNFYCDIMPLFKISYTDPSINILMVFIFSGSIQVFTILMVLISYTLVLFTIFKKQSVQGIRKAFSTCGAHLLSVSLYYGPLLFMYIRPGSTQAHDQDMMESLFCTVIIPLLNPIIYSLRNMKVIDSLTKMIKINV; translated from the exons atgaaaaaggaaaatgcaacATTGCTGACAGAGTTTGTTCTCTCCGGATTTTCATATCAACAGCAGTGGCAAATCCCCTGGTTCCTGGTATTCC GTATATACCTCATCACCATTGTGGGGAGCCTTGGTCTTATTGCTCTCATCTGGAATGACTCTCAACTTCACACCCGCATGTACTTATTCCTTGGGAGTTTGGCTTTTGTGTATACTTCAGTATCATCCATAGTGACCCCCAAGATGCTGGTCAACTTCTTCGCCAAGAGTAAGATGATAATTCTCTCTGAATGCATGGTACAATTTTTTCCCTTTACAGTCAGTGCAACCGCAGAATGTTTTCTCTTGGCAAGTATGGCATATGATCGTTATGTGGCCATATGCAATCCTT TTTATCCAGTGATTATGACCAATAGACTATGTATGCGACTGTTAGTCTCATCAT TAGGTGGTGTCCTACATGCCTTTATTCATATAGGTTTTTTATTCAGATTAACCTTCTGTAATTACAACATGATATATAACTTTTACTGTGACATCATGCCattgtttaaaatttcttataCTGACCCTTCTATTAATATTctgatggtttttattttctctggttcAATTCAGGTGTTTACCATTCTGATGGTTCTTATTTCTTATACACTAGTTctctttacaatttttaaaaagcagtctgTCCAAGGCATAAGGAAGGCCTTCTCCACCTGTGGGGCCCACCTCTTATCTGTTTCTTTATACTATGGACCTCTTCTCTTCATGTATATTCGTCCTGGATCCACACAAGCACATGATCAAGATATGATGGAGTCTCTATTTTGCACTGTCATAATCCCTTTGTTAAATCCAATTATCTACAGCCTGAGAAATATGAAAGTCATAGATTCACTGACAAAAATGATAAAGATAAATGTTTAG
- the LOC102997241 gene encoding olfactory receptor 5AC1-like, protein MVANKTLVTEFVLTGLTDLPRLQVPLFLVFLVIYLTTMVGNLGLIFLIWKDPHLHTPMYLFLGSLAFADACSSSSVTPKMLMNFLSMNHMISLFECISQFYIFASSANTECFLLVVMAYDRYVAICNPLLYPVVMSNIFCTQLLGVSYIIGFLHPLMHVGLLFRLTFCKSNVIHYFYCEILQLFKISCTDPRVNMLLVFIFSVFIQSFTFMSIIISYCYVFFAIWKMKCEKGRSKAFSTCSAHLLSVSLFYGTLFFMYVHLGSGPAENQDKLYSLFYTIIIPLLNPFIYSLRNKEVIGALRRIMNK, encoded by the coding sequence ATGGTGGCAAACAAGACACTGGTGACTGAGTTCGTTCTCACTGGACTTACAGATCTTCCAAGGCTGCAGGTTCCCCTGTTCCTGGTGTTCTTGGTGATCTATCTCACCACGATGGTGGGCAACCTTGGACtgatttttctcatctggaaGGACCCTCATCTTCACACACCCATGTACTTATTTCTGGGCAGTTTAGCCTTTGCAGATGCTTGTTCTTCATCCTCTGTGACTCCCAAAATGCTAATGAATTTCTTATCTATGAATCATATGATATCCCTGTTTGAGTGCATCtcccaattttatatttttgcttccaGTGCGAACACAGAATGTTTCCTCCTGGTGGTGATGGCCTATGACCGCTATGTGGCCATATGCAACCCCTTGCTTTATCCAGTGGTGATGTCCAATATCTTCTGCACTCAATTATTAGGTGTCTCTTATATTATCGGGTTTCTTCATCCCCTGATGCATGTGGGTTTGTTATTTAGATTAACTTTCTGCAAGTCCAATGTAATACATTATTTCTACTGTGAAATTTTACAACTATTTAAGATTTCCTGTACTGATCCTAGAGTTAATATGCTcctggtttttatattttcagtctTTATACAGTCTTTCACTTTTATGAGTATCATTATCTCTTACTGCTATGTCTTCTTTGCCATCTGGAAAATGAAGTGTGAAAAGGGCAGGAGCAAAGCCTTCTCCACGTGCAGTGCCCACCTGCTCTCTGTTTCCTTGTTCTATGGCACTCTCTTCTTCATGTATGTGCATCTTGGGTCTGGACCAGCTGAAAATCAGGATAaactatattctttattttataccaTCATAATTCCTCTGCTAAATCCTTTTATTTATAGTCTGAGGAACAAAGAGGTTATAGGTGCCTTGAGgagaataatgaataaataa